In Mangifera indica cultivar Alphonso chromosome 1, CATAS_Mindica_2.1, whole genome shotgun sequence, a single genomic region encodes these proteins:
- the LOC123195071 gene encoding transcription repressor OFP7-like, with protein sequence MAKDFKLRIARFIPSFRCCRSKNPSTLSSNPVASVLRFSFVSPNPITPHYPQPTPKTRHSSLRNLVSSTITCIACGCSSRSRSKNVSLTDHSESPFVPEFQWEKEDKFHVVAKVFHETPRQKIYNSYASASGHTSCDDEGLLPPSQPPNTRKKKRRARKKKKTAPKTRISTSSADNKLIYREGYDDVDNVHNKGTETLVSSYRSLSTDNSSSEFYPKLETRGEVPFNKATKVKRSVLKTSQVITNESDFSSPEIESPARLSMFLQRLIPCTVDGKVRESFAVVKKSHDPYEDFKRSMLEMILEKQMFEEQELEQLLQCFLSLNSQQHHWVIVEAFTDIWEAMFYRRSSSFKVSSGL encoded by the coding sequence ATGGCTAAGGATTTCAAGCTACGGATAGCCCGATTCATCCCTTCCTTCCGTTGTTGCCGTTCTAAAAATCCTTCCACTCTCTCGTCAAATCCTGTGGCTTCAGTCCTCCGATTCTCTTTCGTCAGCCCTAACCCTATCACCCCACATTATCCACAGCCAACCCCTAAAACACGTCACTCCTCTCTCAGAAACCTTGTTTCCTCCACCATCACTTGCATAGCATGCGGCTGCAGCTCGAGATCCAGGTCAAAGAATGTCTCTTTAACCGACCACTCTGAATCTCCATTCGTACCGGAGTTCCAGTGggaaaaagaagataaatttcACGTGGTGGCCAAAGTCTTCCACGAAACCCCTCGCCAGAAAATCTACAACTCCTACGCCTCAGCCTCCGGTCACACGTCATGCGATGATGAGGGTTTGTTGCCTCCTTCCCAACCTCCAAACACGAGGAAGAAAAAACGACGtgctagaaagaagaaaaagactgCACCAAAGACTCGCATCAGCACATCTTCAGCTGATAATAAGTTAATTTACAGAGAAGGCTATGATGACGTCGACAATGTACACAATAAAGGAACTGAAACATTAGTTTCCTCTTATAGAAGCTTATCGACTGACAATTCTTCATCAGAGTTCTATCCCAAACTTGAAACCAGAGGAGAAGTACCCTTCAATAAGGCAACGAAGGTAAAACGCTCTGTTTTGAAGACAAGCCAAGTGATCACAAATGAAAGTGATTTTTCTTCTCCGGAGATTGAATCTCCAGCGAGGTTGTCCATGTTTCTACAGAGGCTTATACCATGTACTGTTGATGGGAAAGTTAGGGAAAGCTTTGCTGTCGTAAAGAAATCTCACGATCCGTACGAGGATTTCAAAAGATCCATGTTGGAGATGATTTTGGAGAAGCAAATGTTTGAAGAGCAAGAGTTGGAGCAACTCTTGCAATGCTTTCTGTCTTTGAATTCCCAGCAGCATCATTGGGTCATTGTGGAGGCTTTTACTGACATTTGGGAAGCTATGTTTTACCGCAGGTCGAGTAGTTTCAAAGTTTCCAGTGGTCTTTGA
- the LOC123211145 gene encoding uncharacterized protein LOC123211145 isoform X2, whose protein sequence is MKDDDNLSTTTLNVRKESSDLSILGKGRYKVWALAAILLLAFWSMFTGTVTLRWSAGNLNHFTDDIDRPIHDDLDVLEMEEREKVVKHMWDVYTNNRRIRLPRFWQEAFVAAYEELSSDVAEVREAAITEIAKMSIRSVDIDPPPFHSMEST, encoded by the exons ATGAAGGATGATGACAATCTTTCAACAACAACGCTTAATGTAAGGAAAGAAAGCTCAGATTTGAGTATTTTGGGCAAAGGTCGTTACAAGGTTTGGGCATTAGCGGCCATTTTATTGCTGGCTTTCTGGTCAATGTTCACCGGCACCGTTACTCTCCGTTGGTCAGCCGGCAATCTCAATCATTTTACGGATGATATTGACCGCCCTATCCACGACGATCTCGACGTCCTC GAAatggaagaaagagagaaggtGGTGAAGCACATGTGGGATGTGTACACCAATAACCGTAGGATCAGGTTGCCGAGATTTTGGCAAGAGGCGTTCGTGGCTGCGTACGAGGAGTTGAGCAGTGACGTGGCCGAGGTTAGAGAGGCTGCCATTACCGAGATCGCTAAGATGTCTATTCGCTCTGTTGATATTGATCCACCTCCATTCCACTCAATG gaATCAACTTAG